In Pseudomonas coleopterorum, the genomic window GCGTCTATACGAGCGGTGGGCTATCGGCAAGTCTGGGATCATCTGGATGGCAAGCTGACCGAGGTGCAGATGCGCGAACGCGGCATCATCGCCACTCGCCAATTGGCCAAACGGCAGTTCACCTGGTTGCGCGGTTGGGCCGATCTGCACTGGCTCGACAGCCTGGCGGGCGACAATCTGCCTCGCACCTTGAAATACCTGGGCTCGGCCTCCATATTGAGCTGAGTCCCGCAATTGCCGTCTATCCTTGGGGTCTGACGGTCAAAGCCTTCATCTTTTTACAGCTTTTCCACTATTGATCCTTAAAGGAGTGCGGCACATGTCAAAAGGGCATTCGCTACAAGACCCTTACTTGAACACCTTGCGTAAAGAGAAGGTCGGCGTCTCGATCTATCTGGTGAACGGTATCAAGTTGCAGGGCCAGATCGAATCGTTCGACCAGTTCGTCATCCTGCTGAAGAACACTGTCAGCCAGATGGTCTACAAACACGCGATTTCCACTGTTGTACCGGTGCGTCCGATTCGTCTGCCAAGCGCGACCGAATCCGAGCAGGGCGACACCGACCCAGGTAACGCTTGATAGGAGTCTGCCTTGTTCTTTGAGCGCCACGGTGGTGGTGAACGAGCGATCCTCGTTCATCTGGATGGTCAGGACCCTGAGGCGCGCGAAGACCCGCAGGAGTTTCAGGAGCTGGCCATCTCGGCCGGCGCCGAAACTGTCGCATTCGTCAATGTCGCCCGTCATCGGCCCAGTGCCAAATTTCTGATCGGCAGCGGCAAGGTCGAGGAACTGCGTGATCAGGTCAAGACCGAACACGCGGATCTGGTGATCTTCAATCACACCCTCACACCCAGCCAGGAACGCAACCTCGAGAAGATCTTCGAGTGCCGCGTGCTGGACCGTACCGGTCTGATCCTGGACATCTTCGCGCAACGCGCCCGTACCCATGAAGGCAAGCTGCAGGTCGAACTGGCCCAGCTCGAGCACATGAGCACGCGGCTGGTTCGCGGCTGGACTCACCTCGAGCGCCAGGGTGGCGGTATCGGCCTGCGCGGTCCCGGGGAAACCCAGCTGGAAACCGACCGGCGCCTGCTGCGTGTACGCCTGCGCCAGATCAAGCAACGCCTGGAGAAGGTCCGCAGCCAGCGCGAGCAGGCTCGGCGGGGGCGTCGGCGTGCCGATATCCCCTCGGTGTCCCTGGTGGGTTACACCAACGCCGGCAAGTCGACCTTGTTCAACGCGATCACCCGTTCCGAGGTATACGCAGCCGACCAGTTGTTCGCCACGCTCGATCCGACCTTGCGCCGGCTCGAGTTGAACGACCTGGGGCCGGTGATTCTGGCCGACACGGTGGGCTTCATACGCCATCTGCCGCACAAGCTGGTCGAAGCGTTTCGCGCCACCCTCGAAGAGTCGAGCAACTCCGACCTGCTGCTGCACGTGATCGACGCCCATGAGCCCGAGCGCATGGCGCAGATCGAGCAGGTCATGGCGGTGCTCACCGAGATCGGCGCACAAGGCTT contains:
- the hfq gene encoding RNA chaperone Hfq, whose protein sequence is MSKGHSLQDPYLNTLRKEKVGVSIYLVNGIKLQGQIESFDQFVILLKNTVSQMVYKHAISTVVPVRPIRLPSATESEQGDTDPGNA
- the hflX gene encoding ribosome rescue GTPase HflX, with the translated sequence MFFERHGGGERAILVHLDGQDPEAREDPQEFQELAISAGAETVAFVNVARHRPSAKFLIGSGKVEELRDQVKTEHADLVIFNHTLTPSQERNLEKIFECRVLDRTGLILDIFAQRARTHEGKLQVELAQLEHMSTRLVRGWTHLERQGGGIGLRGPGETQLETDRRLLRVRLRQIKQRLEKVRSQREQARRGRRRADIPSVSLVGYTNAGKSTLFNAITRSEVYAADQLFATLDPTLRRLELNDLGPVILADTVGFIRHLPHKLVEAFRATLEESSNSDLLLHVIDAHEPERMAQIEQVMAVLTEIGAQGLPILEVYNKLDLLENVEPQIQRDADGKPVRVWVSARDGRGLELVKQAVAELLGEDLFVGTLQLGQKLGRLRAQLFSLGAVQSEAHDEQGGSLLAIRLPRAELNRLVSREGMEPAEFIEQHTLQ